A section of the Rhizobium sp. BG4 genome encodes:
- the rplU gene encoding 50S ribosomal protein L21, which translates to MFAVIKTGGKQYRVAANDVLTIEKLEASAGDSIEFTEVLVIGEGADAAIGAPFVKGASVKAEVVEQNRGKKVIAFKKRRRQNSKRSRGHRQHHTVVRITDILAAK; encoded by the coding sequence ATGTTCGCAGTCATCAAGACCGGCGGTAAGCAGTACCGTGTGGCAGCAAACGACGTGCTGACCATCGAGAAGCTTGAAGCATCCGCTGGCGACTCCATTGAATTCACCGAAGTACTCGTCATCGGCGAAGGCGCCGATGCGGCGATCGGCGCACCCTTCGTCAAGGGCGCATCGGTAAAGGCCGAAGTGGTCGAGCAGAACCGTGGCAAGAAGGTCATCGCCTTCAAGAAGCGCCGCCGTCAGAACTCGAAGCGCTCGCGCGGTCATCGCCAGCATCACACGGTTGTCCGTATCACGGACATCCTGGCAGCCAAGTAA
- the galE gene encoding UDP-glucose 4-epimerase GalE, translating into MAGETVLVVGGAGYIGSHTCLDLANKGYKPVVFDNFSNGHREFVKWGPAEEGDIRDRARLDEVLAKHKPSAILHFAALIEVGESVKDPVAFYENNVVGTLTLLSAAQAAGINAFVFSSTCATYGLPQSVPLDEQHRQVPINPYGRTKYIVEQALADYDQYKGLRSVILRYFNAAGADFEGRIGEWHDPETHAIPLAIDAALGRRQGFKVFGSDYETRDGTCVRDYIHVLDLADAHVRAVEYLLRGGDSVALNLGTGTGTTVKELLGAIEDVSNRPFPVDYIGRREGDSHTLVANNDKARDVLGWVPQYDLSQIISSAWNWHSRTNQH; encoded by the coding sequence ATGGCAGGTGAAACTGTTCTCGTGGTCGGCGGAGCCGGCTATATCGGCTCGCATACGTGCCTCGATCTGGCGAACAAGGGGTATAAGCCCGTCGTTTTCGACAATTTCTCGAATGGTCATCGGGAATTCGTCAAATGGGGGCCAGCCGAGGAAGGGGATATCCGGGACCGGGCGCGGCTCGACGAGGTGCTGGCGAAACACAAGCCTTCGGCGATCCTGCATTTCGCGGCGCTGATCGAGGTCGGCGAATCGGTCAAGGATCCCGTTGCCTTCTATGAGAACAATGTGGTGGGTACGCTGACGCTGCTGTCGGCGGCGCAGGCGGCCGGGATCAATGCCTTCGTGTTTTCCTCGACATGCGCGACCTACGGCCTGCCGCAGAGCGTACCGCTCGACGAACAGCACCGGCAGGTACCGATCAATCCTTACGGACGGACGAAGTATATCGTCGAGCAGGCGCTGGCCGATTATGACCAGTATAAGGGCCTGCGCTCGGTGATTCTGCGCTATTTCAATGCGGCCGGGGCCGATTTCGAGGGCCGGATCGGCGAGTGGCATGATCCCGAAACGCATGCGATCCCGCTGGCGATCGATGCCGCGCTCGGCCGCCGCCAAGGCTTCAAGGTGTTCGGCAGCGACTACGAGACGCGCGACGGCACCTGCGTGCGTGACTATATTCATGTGCTGGATCTGGCCGACGCCCATGTGCGCGCGGTCGAATATCTGCTGCGCGGCGGTGATTCGGTGGCGCTCAATCTCGGCACCGGTACCGGCACGACCGTGAAGGAGTTGCTCGGGGCGATCGAGGATGTGTCGAACCGGCCGTTCCCGGTCGACTATATTGGCCGCCGCGAGGGTGATTCGCATACGCTGGTTGCCAATAACGACAAGGCGCGCGATGTGCTCGGCTGGGTGCCGCAATATGATCTGTCGCAGATCATAAGCTCCGCCTGGAACTGGCATTCGCGTACCAACCAGCACTGA
- a CDS encoding alkaline phosphatase family protein, translating into MRVPTSTEAALSRRPNVLLITADQWRGDCLSAVGHPTVRTPGVDALAGEGVLFRNHYAGAAPCSPARATLYTGLYQMNHRVCRNGSPLDRRFDNLALMARRAGYDPTLFGYTDTAPDPRALDARDPHLTSYEGLLPGFTARQLLPEHEKQWLSWLRSRGHADAVNRDMHIPAGAQAGEISAGSPAYSKDETQTAFLAGEFIRWLGEQEDAWFAHVSFLRPHPPFSVPEPYGAMFRPGDGPAFARASSAEAEMEAHPYLAYAMPRSGKGSFIYGARGPVNDWDADDFAAIRAIYYGMIAEVDAQLGRIWQALKDAGTWDDTIVIFTSDHAEMMGDHWMLGKGGFFDGSYHIPLVIRDPRAGQKGATVSQFTSAADIFPTLCETLGMSAQNGLDGGSLRALVDGTDAGQWRDAAFWEFDFREIASGDAEAHFGLRPNQCNLAVIRDEQFKYVHFSALPPLLFDLKADPTELRNLAADPAHAGMRLAYAEKLLSLRARHLDQTLAYTELTEKGPVSYRP; encoded by the coding sequence ATTCGCGTACCAACCAGCACTGAGGCAGCCTTGAGCAGACGTCCGAACGTTCTCCTGATCACCGCCGATCAATGGCGCGGCGATTGCCTTTCTGCAGTCGGCCATCCCACCGTGCGGACGCCTGGTGTCGATGCGCTCGCCGGCGAGGGCGTGCTGTTTCGCAACCATTATGCCGGGGCGGCGCCCTGCTCCCCGGCGCGGGCGACACTTTATACCGGCCTCTATCAGATGAACCACCGGGTCTGCCGGAACGGGTCGCCGCTCGACCGTCGTTTCGACAATCTGGCGCTGATGGCGCGGCGGGCGGGCTATGATCCGACGCTATTCGGCTATACCGATACGGCGCCGGATCCGCGGGCACTCGATGCCCGTGATCCGCATCTGACGAGCTATGAAGGCCTGCTGCCGGGTTTCACCGCACGGCAGTTGTTGCCGGAGCATGAAAAGCAGTGGCTGTCCTGGCTTCGGTCGCGCGGGCATGCCGACGCGGTGAACCGCGATATGCATATTCCGGCCGGGGCACAGGCGGGTGAAATATCGGCCGGCAGCCCGGCCTATTCAAAAGACGAGACGCAGACGGCCTTTCTGGCGGGTGAATTCATTCGCTGGCTCGGCGAGCAGGAGGATGCCTGGTTTGCGCATGTCTCTTTTCTCCGCCCGCATCCGCCGTTTTCGGTGCCGGAGCCCTATGGCGCGATGTTCAGGCCCGGTGACGGGCCGGCCTTCGCGCGTGCCTCTTCCGCTGAAGCGGAGATGGAGGCGCATCCCTATCTTGCCTATGCGATGCCGAGGAGCGGCAAGGGCAGCTTCATTTATGGCGCCAGAGGCCCGGTCAACGATTGGGATGCCGATGATTTCGCAGCAATCCGGGCGATCTACTATGGGATGATCGCCGAGGTGGATGCGCAGCTCGGGCGGATCTGGCAGGCGCTGAAAGATGCGGGGACCTGGGACGACACGATCGTCATCTTCACCTCCGACCATGCCGAGATGATGGGCGACCACTGGATGCTGGGGAAGGGCGGCTTCTTCGACGGCAGCTATCACATCCCGCTCGTTATCCGCGATCCGCGCGCCGGGCAAAAAGGCGCGACCGTCAGCCAGTTCACCAGCGCTGCCGATATCTTCCCGACGCTTTGCGAAACGCTTGGCATGAGCGCTCAGAACGGGCTCGATGGCGGTTCGCTGCGCGCGCTTGTCGATGGCACGGATGCCGGTCAGTGGCGGGATGCGGCCTTCTGGGAGTTTGACTTCCGGGAGATCGCCAGCGGTGATGCCGAGGCGCATTTCGGGCTAAGGCCCAATCAGTGCAATCTCGCGGTCATCCGCGACGAACAGTTCAAATATGTGCATTTCTCGGCGCTGCCGCCACTGCTCTTCGATCTAAAGGCTGATCCGACGGAGCTGCGGAACCTTGCCGCCGATCCCGCGCATGCGGGAATGCGGCTTGCCTATGCGGAAAAGCTGCTGTCGCTCAGGGCGCGGCACCTCGATCAGACGCTTGCCTATACCGAACTGACGGAAAAAGGGCCGGTGTCTTACCGGCCCTGA
- a CDS encoding DUF1993 domain-containing protein, with translation MSVSMYRLTVPVFQRGLKTLAAYLDKAEAYAKEKGIDSSILVNARLAPDMLSLAGQFQRATDTAKFGITRLTSTDAPKFEDNETTVADLRERLAKAEAYLATVTPDMLDGAAKAEVTRQIGGKTVTLSGDEYLATFVLPNFYFHIGMAHAILRNQGAPVGKMDYLGNFG, from the coding sequence ATGTCTGTTTCCATGTACCGGCTGACCGTTCCGGTCTTTCAGCGCGGATTGAAAACGCTTGCCGCCTATCTCGACAAGGCGGAGGCTTACGCGAAGGAAAAAGGGATCGATTCCAGCATCTTGGTGAACGCAAGACTGGCGCCTGACATGCTTTCGCTCGCCGGCCAGTTTCAGCGCGCTACCGATACCGCGAAGTTCGGCATCACCCGCCTCACCTCGACCGACGCACCGAAATTCGAAGATAACGAAACGACGGTCGCCGATCTGCGCGAACGCCTCGCCAAGGCCGAAGCCTATCTGGCGACGGTTACGCCCGACATGCTCGATGGCGCTGCAAAGGCCGAAGTCACCCGCCAGATCGGCGGCAAGACGGTAACGCTGAGCGGCGACGAATATCTCGCCACGTTTGTGCTGCCGAACTTCTATTTCCACATCGGCATGGCACACGCCATCCTGCGCAACCAGGGCGCCCCGGTCGGCAAGATGGACTATCTCGGCAATTTCGGCTGA
- a CDS encoding sugar ABC transporter substrate-binding protein has product MKKFILGTAMALVMSTAAHAANVGVSMAKFDDNFLTVLRNGMVDYSKTLSGVTLQVEDAQNDVAKQQSQIQNFIASKVDAIIVNPVDTDATAAMSKLAADAGIPLVYVNRQPVNIDTLPDNQAFVASNEQESGTLETKEVCRLLGGKGKAVVIMGELSNQAARMRTQDVHDVVKTDECKGIEIVEEQTANWDRTQGSDLVSNWLSSGLEFNAVISNNDEMAIGAIQALKAAGKDMKDYVIGGVDATQDALAAMQAGDLDVTVFQDAAGQGKGSLDAALKLAKGEKIDKKVYIPFQLVTPENVKDFVTKN; this is encoded by the coding sequence ATGAAAAAGTTTATCCTGGGCACCGCTATGGCGCTTGTCATGTCGACGGCGGCTCACGCTGCAAATGTTGGCGTGTCGATGGCAAAGTTCGACGACAACTTCCTGACCGTTCTTCGCAACGGTATGGTTGACTACTCGAAGACGCTGAGCGGCGTGACGCTGCAGGTCGAAGACGCGCAGAACGACGTCGCCAAGCAGCAGAGCCAGATCCAGAACTTCATCGCTTCCAAGGTCGATGCGATCATCGTCAACCCTGTCGATACCGATGCGACGGCTGCCATGTCGAAGCTCGCTGCCGATGCTGGCATCCCGCTTGTTTACGTCAACCGCCAGCCGGTGAACATTGATACGCTGCCTGACAACCAGGCCTTCGTCGCTTCCAACGAACAGGAATCCGGCACGCTGGAAACCAAGGAAGTCTGCCGTCTTCTCGGTGGCAAGGGCAAGGCCGTGGTCATCATGGGCGAGCTCTCGAACCAGGCTGCCCGCATGCGTACCCAGGACGTTCATGACGTCGTGAAGACCGATGAATGCAAGGGCATCGAAATCGTCGAAGAGCAGACTGCAAACTGGGATCGTACCCAGGGCTCCGACCTCGTCAGCAACTGGCTGTCCAGCGGTCTCGAGTTCAACGCCGTCATCTCCAACAACGACGAAATGGCGATCGGCGCGATCCAGGCTCTCAAGGCCGCCGGCAAGGACATGAAGGACTACGTGATCGGTGGCGTTGATGCCACGCAGGATGCACTGGCTGCGATGCAGGCAGGCGATCTCGACGTCACCGTGTTCCAGGACGCCGCCGGTCAGGGCAAGGGCTCGCTCGATGCGGCTCTGAAGCTCGCCAAGGGCGAAAAGATCGACAAGAAGGTCTACATCCCCTTCCAGCTCGTAACTCCTGAAAACGTCAAGGACTTCGTCACCAAGAACTAA
- a CDS encoding sugar ABC transporter ATP-binding protein codes for MAVSPSTMAAVRASGAVPNAEYLLSAEGVRKEFPGVVALDDVQFRLKRGSVHALMGENGAGKSTLMKILAGIYTPDKGEVRLKGIEIQLKSPLDALENGIAMIHQELNLMPFMTVAENIWIRRESKNRLGFVDHREMYRLTEDLFKRLNIDLDPEIEVRHLSVASRQMVEIAKAVSYNSDVLIMDEPTSALTEREVAHLFQIIRDLRAQGIGIVYITHKMNELFEIADEFSVFRDGKYIGTHASTDVTRDDIIRMMVGREITQMFPKEEVPIGDVVLSVKNLTLKRVFHDVSFDVRAGEILGVAGLVGSGRSNVAETLFGVTPASSGTIELFGKKVDISSPAVAIQNGMAFLTEDRKDTGCLLILDVLENMQIAVLHDQFVKGGFVQERAIEATCEEMARKLRVKTPNLNERVENLSGGNQQKVLIGRWLLTNPKILILDEPTRGIDVGAKAEIHRLVTEMARTGVAVIMISSEMPEVLGMSDRVMVMHEGRVTGFLNRDEATQVKVMELAAQ; via the coding sequence ATGGCTGTGAGCCCGTCCACCATGGCTGCCGTGCGCGCCAGCGGGGCCGTTCCGAATGCGGAATACCTGCTGAGCGCCGAAGGTGTGCGCAAGGAATTTCCAGGCGTCGTGGCGCTTGATGATGTGCAGTTCCGTCTGAAGCGCGGCTCCGTCCATGCGCTGATGGGCGAGAACGGCGCCGGTAAATCCACCCTTATGAAGATTCTCGCCGGCATCTATACGCCCGACAAGGGTGAGGTGCGGCTGAAGGGTATCGAGATCCAGCTGAAGTCGCCGCTCGACGCGTTGGAAAACGGTATCGCCATGATCCATCAGGAACTGAACCTGATGCCGTTCATGACGGTTGCCGAAAACATCTGGATCCGCCGCGAGTCGAAGAACCGGCTCGGTTTCGTCGATCATCGCGAAATGTACCGGCTGACCGAAGATCTTTTCAAGCGGCTGAATATCGACCTCGATCCCGAGATCGAAGTTCGCCACCTCTCCGTCGCCAGCCGGCAGATGGTCGAGATCGCCAAGGCGGTTTCCTACAATTCAGATGTCCTGATCATGGATGAGCCGACCTCGGCGCTGACCGAGCGTGAGGTTGCACATCTCTTCCAGATCATTCGCGATCTGCGCGCCCAGGGCATCGGTATCGTCTACATCACCCACAAGATGAACGAGCTCTTCGAGATCGCCGACGAATTCTCGGTGTTCCGCGACGGCAAGTATATTGGCACGCATGCATCGACCGATGTGACGCGCGACGACATCATTCGTATGATGGTTGGCCGCGAGATCACCCAGATGTTCCCGAAGGAAGAAGTCCCGATCGGCGACGTCGTGCTTTCGGTCAAGAATCTCACTTTGAAGCGCGTCTTCCACGATGTCTCCTTCGACGTGCGCGCAGGCGAAATTCTCGGTGTTGCCGGTCTTGTCGGCTCGGGCCGTTCGAACGTCGCCGAAACGCTCTTCGGTGTTACGCCGGCGAGCTCAGGCACGATCGAGCTGTTCGGCAAGAAGGTGGATATCAGTTCCCCGGCCGTGGCGATCCAGAACGGCATGGCATTCCTGACGGAAGACCGCAAGGATACGGGCTGTCTGCTCATTCTCGACGTGCTCGAGAACATGCAGATCGCCGTGCTGCACGACCAGTTCGTCAAGGGCGGTTTCGTCCAGGAACGCGCGATCGAGGCGACCTGTGAGGAGATGGCGCGCAAGCTGCGCGTGAAGACGCCCAATCTCAACGAGCGGGTCGAAAACCTTTCGGGCGGCAATCAGCAGAAGGTGCTGATCGGCCGCTGGCTGCTGACCAACCCGAAGATCCTCATTCTGGACGAACCGACGCGTGGTATCGACGTCGGCGCCAAGGCGGAGATCCACCGGCTGGTCACGGAAATGGCGCGCACCGGCGTGGCGGTGATCATGATATCATCGGAAATGCCCGAGGTGCTCGGCATGAGCGATCGTGTCATGGTCATGCATGAAGGCCGAGTGACCGGATTCCTCAATCGCGACGAAGCAACACAGGTGAAGGTGATGGAGCTTGCCGCGCAGTGA
- a CDS encoding ABC transporter permease: MNTEAAEGQAPLVTRARRRRIPPELSIFLVLIGIALVYEILGWIFIGQSFLMNPQRLTIMILQVSVIGIISVGVTQVIITGGIDLSSGSVVGMTAMIAASFAQASTWPRALYPGLTDMPFFVPIGIGLLIGLLAGYINGQLIAKTKIPPFIATLGMMVSARGISKWYTKGQPVSGLTDQFNFIGTGIWPVIVFLVVALIFHIALRYTRYGKFTYAIGANMQAARVSGINIEAHLIKVYAIAGLLAGLAGVVTAARAQTAQAGMGVMYELDAIAAAVIGGTSLTGGVGRITGTVIGTIILGVMTSGFTFLRVDAYYQEIVKGVIIVAAVVVDVYRQKKRAKH, translated from the coding sequence ATGAACACAGAGGCAGCCGAGGGCCAGGCCCCGCTCGTGACACGGGCACGCCGCCGCCGGATACCGCCGGAACTCAGCATCTTCCTGGTGCTGATCGGCATCGCGCTCGTCTATGAAATCCTCGGCTGGATCTTCATCGGACAGAGCTTCCTGATGAACCCGCAGCGCTTGACGATCATGATCCTGCAGGTGTCGGTCATCGGCATCATCTCGGTGGGCGTGACGCAGGTCATCATCACCGGCGGTATTGATCTCTCGTCGGGTTCGGTGGTCGGCATGACGGCGATGATCGCGGCGAGTTTTGCCCAGGCCTCCACCTGGCCGCGCGCGCTCTATCCTGGTCTGACCGACATGCCGTTCTTCGTGCCGATTGGCATCGGCCTGCTGATCGGCCTTCTGGCCGGCTATATCAACGGCCAGCTGATCGCCAAGACGAAGATTCCGCCCTTCATCGCCACGCTCGGCATGATGGTCTCGGCGCGCGGTATTTCGAAGTGGTACACCAAGGGGCAGCCGGTTTCCGGCCTGACCGACCAGTTCAATTTCATCGGCACCGGCATCTGGCCTGTCATCGTCTTCCTCGTCGTCGCGCTGATCTTCCACATCGCCCTGCGCTACACCCGCTATGGCAAGTTCACCTATGCGATCGGCGCCAACATGCAGGCGGCGCGTGTCTCGGGTATCAATATCGAGGCGCACCTCATCAAGGTCTATGCGATCGCCGGTCTGCTCGCCGGTCTCGCAGGTGTCGTCACCGCAGCCCGCGCACAGACGGCGCAGGCAGGCATGGGTGTGATGTATGAGCTCGATGCGATCGCCGCGGCTGTCATCGGCGGCACATCGTTGACGGGCGGCGTGGGACGCATCACCGGTACTGTCATCGGCACGATCATCCTTGGCGTCATGACCTCGGGGTTCACCTTCCTCAGGGTGGACGCCTACTATCAGGAGATCGTCAAGGGCGTGATCATCGTCGCTGCCGTCGTCGTCGACGTCTACAGGCAGAAGAAACGCGCCAAGCACTGA
- a CDS encoding dipeptidase, which translates to MQLVFDGHNDVLLRLWTHERDGADPVAEFLNGTTQGHIDAPRARKGGLAGGLCAIYIPSGDLVFADPDENGHYETPLAAPLDRLPSLGIATEMAAIALRLDKADAWRLCRSVKDIRKAMAEGIFAAVMHMEGCEAIGADLAALEVFHAAGLRSLGPVWSRHNVFGHGVPFAFPKNPDTAPGLTDAGFELVRECNRLGIMIDLSHITEKGFWDVAKTSDQPLVATHSNAHVLTPVARNLTDKQLDAIKECNGLVGLNYATAMLRADGRSDGETPLSDMIRHVNHLVDRVGIDCVALGSDFDGATIPDEIGDAAGNQKLIAALRDSGYGESDLKKLASENWLRILASAWREKDV; encoded by the coding sequence ATGCAGCTCGTATTCGATGGCCACAACGACGTTCTCCTCAGGCTTTGGACACATGAAAGGGATGGCGCCGATCCGGTTGCCGAATTTCTGAACGGAACGACGCAAGGCCATATCGATGCGCCGCGTGCCCGCAAGGGCGGTCTGGCCGGCGGTCTCTGCGCCATCTACATTCCCTCCGGCGATCTCGTCTTCGCCGACCCTGACGAGAACGGCCATTACGAGACGCCGCTTGCAGCACCTCTCGACCGTCTTCCCTCGCTTGGCATTGCCACTGAGATGGCGGCGATCGCGCTTCGGCTGGATAAGGCTGACGCATGGCGGCTGTGCCGCAGTGTCAAGGATATCCGCAAGGCGATGGCAGAGGGCATCTTTGCCGCCGTCATGCATATGGAAGGCTGCGAGGCGATCGGTGCCGATCTGGCGGCGCTCGAGGTTTTCCATGCTGCGGGTCTTCGCTCGCTCGGTCCCGTCTGGAGCCGCCACAATGTCTTCGGGCATGGCGTTCCGTTCGCATTTCCGAAAAACCCGGATACCGCGCCTGGTCTGACGGATGCCGGTTTCGAGCTGGTGCGCGAGTGCAATCGCCTCGGCATCATGATCGACCTGTCGCACATTACCGAGAAGGGCTTCTGGGATGTCGCCAAGACCAGCGATCAGCCTCTGGTCGCCACCCATTCCAACGCCCACGTGCTGACGCCGGTCGCCCGAAACCTCACCGACAAGCAGCTCGATGCGATCAAGGAATGTAACGGGCTGGTCGGCCTGAACTATGCGACGGCGATGCTGCGCGCCGACGGCCGCTCGGATGGCGAGACGCCGCTTTCCGACATGATCCGCCACGTCAACCACCTCGTCGATCGCGTCGGCATCGATTGCGTCGCGCTCGGATCCGACTTCGACGGGGCGACGATTCCCGACGAAATCGGCGATGCTGCAGGCAACCAGAAGCTGATTGCCGCTCTCCGGGACAGTGGATATGGTGAAAGCGATCTCAAAAAACTTGCCAGCGAGAACTGGCTGAGAATCCTGGCTTCGGCGTGGAGGGAGAAGGACGTCTAA
- a CDS encoding ABC transporter substrate-binding protein — MMITKINRSFRALSAGAALSLLMMAAPAAFAETPKDTLVEGFAIDDIITMDPGEAFELSTAEVTSNTYSLLVRLDMSDTSKVKGDLAESWTVSDDGLTYTFKLKPGLKFASGNPVTAEDVAWSFERAVKLDKSPAFILTQFGLTGDNVTEKAKAADPNTFVFTVDKPYAPSFVLNCLTATVASVVDKKLVLDHVKPVTVDADHKYDNDFGNEWLKTGYAGSGAFKLREWRANEVVVMERNDNYYGDKPKLNRVIYRYMKESSAQRLALEAGDIDIARNLEPGDLDAVSKNADLATTDAPKSTIYYVSLNLKNENLKKPEVQQAFKYLVDYDAIGATLIKGIGEVHQTFLPKGQLGALDENPFKLDVAKAKELLAKAGLKDGFSVTMDVRNTQPVTGIAESMQQTLAQAGVKLEIIPGDGKQTLTKYRARTHDMYIGQWGSDYFDPNSNADTFTANPDNSDAGTNKTLAWRNTFEAPELDKEAKAALLERDGAKRAAMYQDIQKKYLENSPFVFIFQQIEVAGYRKSLKDFKLGPSFDTNYVGPIAKE; from the coding sequence ATGATGATTACCAAAATCAACCGCAGCTTCCGCGCACTTTCCGCCGGTGCCGCACTCTCGCTTCTCATGATGGCCGCACCCGCAGCCTTCGCTGAAACGCCGAAGGACACGCTGGTCGAAGGCTTCGCCATCGACGACATCATCACCATGGATCCGGGCGAAGCATTCGAGCTCTCGACGGCCGAAGTCACCAGCAACACTTACAGCCTGCTGGTTCGCCTCGACATGTCCGACACCTCGAAGGTGAAGGGTGATCTCGCGGAAAGCTGGACCGTTTCCGACGACGGCCTGACCTATACGTTCAAACTGAAGCCGGGCCTGAAGTTCGCTTCCGGCAATCCCGTCACCGCCGAAGACGTTGCCTGGTCGTTCGAACGCGCCGTCAAGCTCGACAAGAGCCCCGCCTTCATTCTGACCCAGTTCGGCCTGACCGGCGACAACGTCACCGAAAAGGCAAAGGCTGCCGACCCGAACACCTTCGTCTTCACCGTCGACAAGCCCTACGCGCCGAGCTTCGTGCTGAACTGCCTGACGGCGACCGTCGCCTCGGTAGTCGACAAGAAGCTGGTCCTGGACCATGTGAAGCCTGTGACCGTCGACGCGGACCACAAGTATGACAACGACTTCGGCAATGAATGGCTGAAGACCGGCTATGCTGGCTCGGGTGCCTTCAAGCTGCGCGAATGGCGCGCCAACGAAGTCGTCGTCATGGAGCGCAACGACAACTATTACGGCGACAAGCCGAAGCTGAACCGTGTCATCTACCGCTACATGAAGGAAAGCTCGGCGCAGCGCCTGGCGCTTGAGGCCGGCGATATCGATATCGCCCGCAACCTTGAGCCGGGCGATCTCGATGCCGTCTCGAAGAATGCCGATCTGGCAACGACCGATGCGCCGAAGAGCACGATCTATTACGTCAGCCTCAACCTGAAGAACGAGAACCTGAAGAAGCCTGAAGTTCAGCAAGCCTTCAAATATCTCGTCGATTACGACGCGATCGGCGCGACGCTGATCAAGGGCATCGGCGAAGTCCACCAGACCTTCCTGCCGAAGGGCCAGCTGGGCGCTCTCGACGAGAACCCCTTCAAGCTCGACGTCGCCAAGGCGAAGGAACTGCTCGCCAAGGCAGGTCTCAAGGACGGCTTCTCTGTCACCATGGATGTGCGCAACACGCAGCCGGTCACCGGCATTGCCGAATCCATGCAGCAGACGCTGGCGCAGGCCGGCGTGAAGCTGGAGATCATCCCGGGCGACGGCAAGCAGACGCTGACCAAGTATCGCGCCCGCACGCACGACATGTATATCGGCCAGTGGGGCTCGGACTATTTCGACCCGAACTCCAATGCCGATACCTTCACGGCGAACCCGGATAATTCCGACGCCGGCACCAACAAGACGCTCGCCTGGCGCAACACATTCGAGGCGCCCGAACTCGACAAGGAAGCCAAGGCCGCTCTGCTCGAGCGTGACGGTGCCAAGCGCGCCGCCATGTATCAGGACATCCAGAAGAAGTACCTGGAAAACAGCCCCTTCGTCTTCATCTTCCAGCAGATCGAAGTGGCCGGCTATCGCAAGAGCCTGAAGGACTTCAAACTCGGCCCGAGCTTCGACACCAACTATGTCGGTCCGATTGCCAAGGAATAG
- a CDS encoding ABC transporter permease, translated as MSITETKTEARPAKGRAIPLAKAIGRFLIAAVTTYLGLLAVTFFIGRVVPIDPVLAILGDRAPTHVVERVRREMGFDLPLYEQFYIYLKGILSGDFGNSVLTTNPVMTDIRRAFPATIELATCGTIIGAVIGIPLGVLAAVRRGSLADQVVRVIGLVGYSVPIFWLALISLVIFYAKLRWVAFPGRIDIVFEYTFTPITGFYLLDSAWQGQWDVFYDVFRHIILPASLLGYFSLAYISRMTRSFMLNELSQEYIVAARAKGLSETRVIWGHALRNAAVPLVTVIALSYAGLLEGSVLTETVFSWPGIGLYITNSLQSADMNAVLGGTIVIGTVFIGINLLSDLLYRTLDPRTRSR; from the coding sequence TTGAGCATTACCGAAACCAAGACGGAGGCGCGGCCCGCGAAGGGCCGTGCCATTCCGCTTGCCAAGGCGATCGGGCGTTTCCTGATCGCTGCGGTGACCACCTATCTCGGCCTGCTGGCCGTCACCTTCTTCATCGGCCGCGTGGTGCCGATCGATCCGGTACTCGCCATTCTCGGCGACCGGGCGCCGACCCATGTCGTCGAGCGCGTGCGCCGCGAAATGGGCTTCGACCTGCCGCTCTACGAGCAGTTCTACATCTATCTCAAGGGCATCCTGTCCGGCGATTTCGGCAATTCGGTCCTGACCACGAACCCCGTGATGACCGATATTCGCCGCGCCTTCCCGGCGACGATCGAGCTTGCGACCTGCGGCACGATCATCGGCGCCGTCATCGGTATTCCGCTCGGCGTTCTCGCCGCCGTCCGCCGCGGCAGCCTCGCCGACCAGGTGGTGCGTGTCATCGGCCTCGTCGGGTATTCGGTGCCGATCTTCTGGCTGGCGCTGATTTCGCTGGTCATCTTCTATGCGAAGCTGCGCTGGGTGGCCTTCCCGGGCCGTATCGATATCGTCTTCGAATATACGTTCACGCCGATCACTGGCTTCTATCTGCTCGACAGCGCCTGGCAGGGGCAGTGGGACGTCTTCTATGATGTCTTCCGCCACATCATCCTGCCGGCATCGCTGCTCGGATATTTCTCGCTCGCCTATATCAGCCGCATGACGCGCAGCTTCATGCTGAACGAGCTCAGCCAGGAATATATCGTCGCGGCGCGCGCCAAGGGCCTCTCGGAAACGCGAGTGATATGGGGCCATGCGCTGCGCAATGCCGCGGTGCCGCTGGTGACCGTGATCGCGCTTTCCTATGCCGGTCTGCTGGAAGGCTCGGTGCTGACGGAGACGGTATTCTCCTGGCCCGGCATCGGCCTCTACATCACCAATTCGCTGCAGAGCGCCGATATGAACGCCGTGCTTGGCGGCACGATCGTCATCGGCACGGTCTTCATCGGCATCAACCTTCTGTCCGACCTTCTCTACCGGACACTCGACCCAAGGACGCGAAGCCGATGA